A window of Clavibacter michiganensis contains these coding sequences:
- a CDS encoding DUF7455 domain-containing protein has product MTPTATERPVDELDNHQLTANDRCDSCGAQAYIRVEVNSSELLFCAHHGKKYQEKLSAIATSWHDESSRLLDERA; this is encoded by the coding sequence ATGACACCGACCGCGACCGAGCGTCCCGTGGACGAGCTCGACAACCACCAGCTCACCGCCAACGACCGCTGCGACAGCTGCGGAGCCCAGGCGTACATCCGCGTCGAGGTGAACAGCAGCGAGCTCCTCTTCTGCGCCCACCACGGCAAGAAGTACCAGGAGAAGCTGTCGGCCATCGCCACGAGCTGGCACGACGAGTCGAGCCGCCTGCTCGACGAGCGCGCCTAG
- a CDS encoding type 1 glutamine amidotransferase has product MSDALRILHLYPEELGINGDRGNVTVLVERARIRGIVTEVVRHAPGGGDPGDADLVVVGSGPLTAQRAVLPDLVAHAPHLVALQEAGVPLLAVGGGLQLLGESVRLIDGGELVGAGVLPVRTTLTAERRVGDLVLDTPDGEVVGYENHGSTLDIGEHAPLGTVRAGFGNGGQGGGEGVRVGSSLGTHLGGPVLALNPRLADELLSAALARHGRELPADISGTLDRLDAWAREARSTVMARPAHY; this is encoded by the coding sequence GTGAGCGACGCCCTGCGCATCCTGCACCTCTACCCCGAGGAGCTCGGCATCAACGGCGACCGCGGCAACGTCACCGTGCTCGTCGAGCGCGCGCGCATCCGCGGGATCGTCACCGAGGTCGTCCGGCACGCCCCCGGTGGCGGGGACCCGGGCGATGCCGACCTGGTGGTCGTGGGGTCCGGACCGCTCACGGCCCAGCGCGCCGTGCTGCCCGACCTCGTCGCGCACGCCCCGCACCTCGTCGCGCTGCAGGAGGCCGGTGTCCCGCTCCTCGCGGTGGGCGGCGGCCTGCAGCTCCTGGGGGAGTCCGTGCGGCTCATCGACGGCGGCGAGCTCGTCGGCGCCGGCGTCCTGCCGGTGCGCACCACGCTGACGGCCGAGCGACGCGTGGGCGACCTCGTGCTCGACACGCCGGACGGAGAGGTCGTCGGCTACGAGAACCACGGATCCACGCTCGACATCGGCGAGCACGCTCCGCTCGGCACGGTGCGCGCGGGCTTCGGCAACGGCGGCCAGGGCGGCGGGGAGGGCGTGCGCGTCGGCTCGTCCCTCGGCACCCATCTCGGCGGGCCCGTCCTCGCGCTCAACCCGCGCCTCGCGGACGAGCTGCTGTCCGCAGCCCTCGCGCGGCATGGCCGCGAGCTGCCCGCCGACATCTCGGGGACGCTCGACCGGCTGGACGCCTGGGCGCGCGAAGCGCGGTCCACCGTGATGGCCCGGCCGGCGCACTACTGA
- a CDS encoding MFS transporter: MSTRRARLVLGVAMVAYLSSVLQRGSLGIASVEAGDRFHVSASLLSTLAVTQLVVYAALQVPVGVLIDRIGPRALLATGALLMVAGQVTLALSTSLEVAILGRVLVGAGDAMTFVSGLRLINSWFSGPRVPVLSQWFANVGQLGQVLSAIPLSLVLHTAGWTPAFLGSASVAVVAFVAVVAAARDRPTGEAPPPCMAWGDSMRELGRSLRRPGTQLGFWSHFVTQSSGAVFSLLWGFPFLVDGLGYGPALASGLLIVIVASGMIVGPVIGILTGRFPFRRSNLVLGLVAMMGAAWAVLLLWPGVPPLAVVVLVVVAIGIGGPGSQVGLDFARTFNPPRSLGAASGIVNVGGFTASFTMMLLIGVALDVQDGIRVAGGAPSDLYALDSFRVAFAVQYLVVGFGTLMLVRTRHRTRRLLADEGIRVGPLWVAYLDRRRRRRA, encoded by the coding sequence ATGAGCACCCGCCGCGCCCGCCTCGTCCTCGGCGTCGCCATGGTGGCGTACCTCTCGTCCGTGCTGCAGCGCGGCTCGCTCGGCATCGCGTCCGTCGAGGCGGGGGACCGGTTCCACGTCTCGGCGTCGCTGCTCTCCACGCTCGCGGTCACGCAGCTCGTCGTGTACGCGGCGCTGCAGGTCCCGGTCGGGGTGCTGATCGACCGGATCGGCCCGCGCGCGCTGCTCGCGACCGGCGCGCTGCTGATGGTGGCCGGACAGGTCACGCTGGCGCTCTCCACCTCGCTCGAGGTCGCGATCCTGGGACGCGTGCTGGTCGGCGCCGGGGACGCCATGACGTTCGTCTCGGGCCTGCGCCTCATCAACTCCTGGTTCTCCGGTCCGCGCGTCCCGGTCCTGTCGCAGTGGTTCGCCAACGTGGGCCAGCTGGGGCAGGTGCTCTCAGCGATCCCGCTCTCGCTCGTGCTGCACACGGCGGGGTGGACGCCCGCGTTCCTCGGCTCGGCGTCCGTCGCCGTGGTGGCGTTCGTCGCGGTCGTCGCGGCAGCGCGCGACCGGCCGACCGGGGAGGCACCGCCCCCGTGCATGGCGTGGGGCGACTCGATGCGGGAGCTCGGCCGGAGCCTGCGTCGACCGGGCACGCAGCTCGGCTTCTGGTCGCACTTCGTGACCCAGTCGTCCGGCGCGGTCTTCAGCCTGCTCTGGGGTTTCCCGTTCCTCGTCGACGGCCTGGGGTACGGCCCGGCGCTCGCGTCCGGGCTCCTCATCGTGATCGTGGCCTCGGGGATGATCGTGGGTCCCGTGATCGGGATCCTCACCGGGCGCTTCCCGTTCCGGCGCTCCAACCTCGTCCTCGGTCTCGTCGCGATGATGGGCGCGGCCTGGGCGGTGCTGCTCCTCTGGCCGGGCGTGCCGCCGCTCGCGGTGGTGGTGCTCGTGGTCGTGGCCATCGGGATCGGCGGGCCCGGCTCGCAGGTCGGGCTGGACTTCGCGCGCACGTTCAACCCGCCGCGCAGCCTCGGCGCCGCGTCCGGGATCGTGAACGTCGGTGGATTCACCGCGAGCTTCACGATGATGCTGCTCATCGGGGTCGCGCTCGACGTGCAAGACGGGATCCGGGTCGCGGGCGGAGCGCCGAGCGACCTCTACGCGCTCGACTCCTTCCGCGTCGCCTTCGCCGTGCAGTACCTCGTAGTCGGGTTCGGGACGCTGATGCTGGTGCGGACGAGGCACCGGACGCGACGCCTGCTGGCCGACGAGGGAATACGGGTGGGGCCGCTCTGGGTTGCCTACCTCGACAGGCGACGCCGACGCCGCGCGTGA
- a CDS encoding RNA polymerase sigma factor produces the protein MATPSTPSATLDAASATGTADDAATGEAKAPAKRAPARKTAAAKAPATKTATAAKAPTKAAAAKAAAAEAAAAETDSAAAPAAPAKAPTARAKAAAAKKAAAASGEAAPAKAPRKTAAKKTAAQGSGEASDDDADEVVVPVAEDDADDEAVEDGAAKPPVVLEPLPTGAMVLSNKEEDEDVPVYSTTITGATADPVKDYLKQIGKVALLNAAEEVELAMRIEAGLFAEDKLANTPGISRELERELRWVARDGQRAKSHLLGANLRLVVSLAKRYTGRGMQFLDLIQEGNLGLIRAVEKFDYTKGFKFSTYATWWIRQAITRAMADQARTIRIPVHMVEVINKLARVQRQMLQDLGREPTPEELSRELDMTPEKVIEVQKYGREPISLHTPLGEDGDSEFGDLIEDTEAVVPADAVGFTMLQKQLESLLDSLSEREAGVIRMRFGLGDGMPKTLDQIGDTFGVTRERIRQIESKTMAKLRHPSRSQSLRDYLE, from the coding sequence ATGGCCACCCCCTCCACCCCGTCCGCCACCCTGGACGCGGCTTCCGCGACCGGCACGGCCGACGACGCCGCGACGGGTGAGGCGAAGGCACCCGCGAAGCGCGCCCCCGCCCGCAAGACCGCGGCCGCGAAGGCACCCGCTACCAAGACCGCGACGGCGGCGAAGGCCCCCACCAAGGCCGCCGCCGCGAAGGCGGCGGCAGCTGAGGCAGCAGCAGCCGAGACCGACTCCGCCGCCGCTCCCGCGGCTCCCGCCAAGGCGCCCACCGCGCGGGCCAAGGCCGCCGCCGCGAAGAAGGCCGCGGCCGCGTCGGGTGAGGCCGCACCGGCGAAGGCCCCGCGCAAGACCGCAGCGAAGAAGACGGCGGCCCAGGGCTCCGGAGAGGCGTCCGACGACGATGCCGACGAGGTCGTGGTCCCCGTCGCCGAGGACGACGCGGACGACGAGGCCGTCGAGGACGGCGCCGCCAAGCCGCCCGTCGTGCTCGAGCCGCTCCCGACAGGCGCCATGGTGCTGTCGAACAAGGAGGAGGACGAGGACGTCCCCGTCTACTCGACGACCATCACCGGTGCCACGGCGGATCCCGTCAAGGACTACCTCAAGCAGATCGGCAAGGTCGCGCTGCTCAACGCCGCCGAGGAGGTCGAGCTCGCCATGCGCATCGAGGCGGGCCTCTTCGCGGAGGACAAGCTGGCGAACACGCCCGGCATCTCCCGCGAGCTCGAGCGCGAGCTGCGCTGGGTCGCACGAGACGGCCAGCGCGCGAAGAGCCACCTGCTGGGCGCGAACCTGCGCCTCGTGGTGAGCCTCGCGAAGCGCTACACCGGTCGTGGCATGCAGTTCCTGGACCTCATCCAGGAGGGCAACCTGGGCCTCATCCGCGCGGTCGAGAAGTTCGACTACACCAAGGGCTTCAAGTTCTCCACGTACGCCACGTGGTGGATCCGCCAGGCCATCACGCGCGCCATGGCCGACCAGGCGCGCACCATCCGCATCCCGGTGCACATGGTCGAGGTCATCAACAAGCTCGCCCGCGTCCAGCGCCAGATGCTGCAGGACCTGGGCCGCGAGCCCACGCCCGAGGAGCTGTCGCGCGAGCTCGACATGACGCCCGAGAAGGTCATCGAGGTCCAGAAGTACGGCCGCGAGCCCATCTCGCTGCACACGCCCCTCGGCGAGGACGGCGACAGCGAGTTCGGCGACCTCATCGAGGACACCGAGGCTGTCGTCCCCGCGGACGCCGTGGGCTTCACCATGCTGCAGAAGCAGCTGGAGTCGCTGCTCGACTCGCTCTCGGAGCGCGAGGCCGGCGTGATCCGCATGCGCTTCGGCCTCGGCGACGGCATGCCGAAGACCCTCGACCAGATCGGCGACACGTTCGGCGTCACGCGCGAGCGGATCCGCCAGATCGAGTCGAAGACCATGGCCAAGCTCCGCCACCCGTCGCGCTCGCAGTCGCTGCGCGACTACCTCGAGTAG
- a CDS encoding Mur ligase family protein — protein sequence MPLRLAVAGGRAARWAARLRGGGSAVPGVVALRLEPRFLERTIADLPHGVVAVTGSNGKSTTTHMLTAVLRAHGLRVFTNPSGGNLPQGIASAVLADADASGRLDADVAVLEIDEAYGVALSALLTPRTVLLLNIQIDQLNRFHEPDRVVGMLERIAATATEAVVANRDDAHVNAIAAHTGRAGRADVDWFGVSEELLVDSKHGLASAPRFGSEDPDPVHVAAGVEAVALSGRDAIFRLPSGDLPVTLPSRGLHYAVDAAGALATARRVLGDRFDPARAAEGLGSVAAVYGRGEMLRAGDEDIEIIMMKNPASLQMNLDALGDPPEQVLLAVDDGTPDPSWIYDTDLSALTHADVVSGTKGYQLAVRFGYEGLEVGRVEPDLRRAVQAFLAMEKPSRGVKTMIVNYEQMMAIRRILGYTDLEGGPA from the coding sequence GTGCCGCTGCGCCTCGCCGTCGCCGGGGGACGGGCCGCCCGCTGGGCCGCCCGTCTCCGTGGCGGCGGTTCCGCCGTGCCCGGCGTCGTCGCCCTCCGCCTCGAGCCCCGCTTCCTGGAGCGGACGATCGCCGACCTGCCGCACGGCGTGGTCGCCGTGACCGGCTCGAACGGCAAGTCGACGACCACCCACATGCTCACCGCCGTGCTCCGCGCGCATGGTCTCCGCGTCTTCACGAACCCGTCCGGCGGGAACCTGCCGCAGGGCATCGCCTCCGCCGTGCTCGCGGACGCCGACGCCTCGGGGCGCCTGGACGCCGACGTCGCGGTCCTCGAGATCGACGAGGCCTACGGCGTCGCGCTCTCCGCGCTGCTCACGCCGCGCACGGTGCTGCTGCTCAACATCCAGATCGACCAGCTCAACCGGTTCCACGAGCCGGACCGCGTGGTGGGCATGCTCGAGCGGATCGCCGCCACGGCGACCGAGGCCGTGGTCGCCAACCGGGACGACGCGCACGTCAACGCCATCGCCGCGCACACCGGGCGCGCCGGCCGGGCCGACGTCGACTGGTTCGGCGTCTCCGAGGAGCTCCTGGTCGACAGCAAGCACGGCCTGGCGTCCGCCCCGCGGTTCGGATCCGAGGATCCCGACCCGGTGCACGTGGCGGCCGGCGTCGAGGCCGTGGCGCTGTCGGGTCGCGATGCGATCTTCCGCCTGCCGTCCGGGGACCTCCCCGTGACTCTCCCGTCGCGCGGCCTGCACTACGCCGTCGACGCTGCGGGCGCGCTGGCCACCGCCCGCCGGGTCCTCGGCGACCGCTTCGACCCCGCTCGCGCAGCCGAGGGCCTGGGGTCCGTGGCCGCGGTGTACGGGCGCGGGGAGATGCTGCGCGCGGGCGACGAGGACATCGAGATCATCATGATGAAGAACCCGGCGAGCCTGCAGATGAACCTCGACGCGCTCGGCGACCCGCCCGAGCAGGTGCTGCTCGCCGTCGACGACGGCACCCCCGACCCCTCCTGGATCTACGACACCGACCTCTCCGCGCTCACGCACGCCGACGTCGTCTCCGGCACGAAGGGCTACCAGCTCGCCGTGCGCTTCGGGTACGAGGGCCTCGAGGTCGGCCGCGTCGAGCCCGACCTGCGCCGCGCCGTCCAGGCGTTCCTCGCGATGGAGAAGCCGTCCCGCGGCGTCAAGACCATGATCGTCAACTACGAGCAGATGATGGCGATCCGCCGCATCCTCGGGTACACGGACCTCGAGGGAGGACCCGCGTGA
- a CDS encoding proteasome assembly chaperone family protein: MADADGLYEIDTDIGEVPTGLPLVAGLTGFSDAGSGVSQVSEYLLSTLSHRDVLRFDTDTLLDYRARRPTIYFDQDHLADYRPARLALYLAHDEIGQPFLLLTGFEPDFRWEAFTAAVLGIVDRYRVSTTTWVHAIPMPVPHTRDINVTVSGNRTELIDALSVWKPHTQVPANALHLVEHRLHDAGHPVAGFVLLVPHYLADTEFPLAAVAALESISAATGLIFPTDRLREEGRDFVGRIDEQVAGNQELARLVTTLEERYDSYMEDTPLKSPLTDEDGALPTADEIAAELEKFLARRRPGDGDAA, from the coding sequence GAGGTCCCGACCGGACTGCCCCTGGTCGCCGGGCTCACCGGCTTCTCCGACGCGGGATCCGGCGTGTCCCAGGTCAGCGAGTACCTGCTGAGCACCCTGAGCCACCGCGACGTCCTGCGGTTCGACACGGACACCCTGCTCGACTACCGCGCGCGCCGACCCACCATCTACTTCGACCAGGACCACCTCGCCGACTACCGTCCGGCCCGCCTGGCGCTCTACCTCGCGCACGACGAGATCGGGCAGCCGTTCCTCCTCCTCACGGGCTTCGAGCCCGACTTCCGGTGGGAGGCCTTCACCGCGGCCGTCCTCGGCATCGTCGACCGGTACCGCGTCTCCACGACGACGTGGGTGCACGCCATCCCCATGCCGGTGCCGCACACGCGAGACATCAACGTCACCGTGAGCGGCAACCGCACCGAGCTCATCGACGCGCTCAGCGTGTGGAAGCCGCACACCCAGGTGCCGGCGAACGCGCTGCACCTGGTGGAGCACCGCCTGCACGACGCCGGCCATCCCGTCGCGGGCTTCGTGCTCCTCGTCCCGCACTACCTCGCGGACACCGAGTTCCCCCTCGCCGCGGTCGCCGCCCTGGAGAGCATCAGCGCGGCGACGGGCCTCATCTTCCCGACCGACCGCCTCCGCGAGGAGGGGCGCGACTTCGTGGGGCGCATCGACGAGCAGGTCGCGGGCAACCAGGAGCTGGCCCGCCTCGTCACGACGCTCGAGGAGCGCTACGACAGCTACATGGAGGATACGCCGCTCAAGTCGCCGCTCACGGACGAGGACGGCGCCCTGCCGACCGCCGACGAGATCGCCGCCGAGCTGGAGAAGTTCCTGGCACGCCGTCGCCCCGGCGACGGCGACGCGGCCTGA
- a CDS encoding DNA gyrase/topoisomerase IV subunit A translates to MSPSTTNTTPDEPAERIEDVDVSTEMENSFLEYAYSVIYSRALPDARDGLKPVQRRILYQMSEMGLRPDRGHVKSARVTGEVMGKLHPHGDSAIYDAMVRMAQSFTLRVPLIDGHGNFGSLDDGPAAPRYTEARLAASALAMVEGLDEDVVDFVPNYDNAFMQPAVLPAAFPNLLVNGASGIAVGMATNMVPHNLIEVVGAARHLIDHPDASLDDLMSFVPGPDLPTGGTIIGLSGVKDAYLTGRGSFKTRARVSVESLTPRKSGLVVTELPYLVGPEKVIEKIKDGVQNKKLSGITNVTDLTDRTHGLRLVIEIKTGFNPEAVLEQLYRYTPLEDGFSVNNVALVDGSPQTLGLKELLQVYVAHRLEVVTRRTRYRLARRQERLHLVLGLLIAILDIDEVIQVIRGSDDTEQARARLMDVFDLSTLQADYILELRLRRLTRFSRIELEEERDRLQAEIAELEAILADPRRLRALVSTELQEVADRFGTPRRTLLTEAAPSVAGASSRRAAPVLEIADVPCRVLLSTTGRAVRVDLPTDAPGTPLQTVRRSSHDAVLTAIETTSRTRIGAITNTGRLITMTPVDLPVVPVASVQLGAGVRIRDYLGLADRKERVVALVALGTDEAIALGTRQGVVKRIAPSALPAKPEFEVIALKKGDEVVGARQGAETDELVFVTSEAQLLHFPAVSVRPQGIQAGGVAGVNLGAGARVLFFSSVAPEGAEVVTISASSATIAGVDPGRAKVSAFGDFPRKGRATGGVRAHAYLKGEDHLALAWVGPGPALAVGSAGEVRQLPPTGMKRDGSGIPLEKAIGSVGQAVTPADAPDAASGAAAGIVEPSAEDGSAPLET, encoded by the coding sequence ATGAGTCCCTCCACCACGAACACCACGCCCGACGAGCCCGCCGAGCGGATCGAGGACGTCGACGTCTCCACCGAGATGGAGAACTCGTTCCTCGAGTACGCGTACTCGGTCATCTACTCCCGGGCCCTGCCCGACGCGCGCGACGGCCTCAAGCCCGTGCAGCGCCGCATCCTGTACCAGATGAGCGAGATGGGCCTCCGCCCCGACCGCGGCCACGTGAAGTCGGCCCGCGTCACGGGCGAGGTGATGGGCAAGCTCCACCCCCACGGCGACTCCGCCATCTACGACGCGATGGTGCGCATGGCGCAGTCGTTCACGCTGCGGGTGCCGCTCATCGACGGGCACGGCAACTTCGGATCGCTCGACGACGGTCCGGCAGCCCCCCGCTACACGGAGGCCCGGCTCGCCGCGTCCGCGCTCGCGATGGTCGAGGGCCTCGACGAGGACGTCGTCGACTTCGTACCGAACTACGACAACGCGTTCATGCAGCCGGCCGTGCTCCCCGCGGCCTTCCCGAACCTGCTCGTCAACGGCGCGAGCGGCATCGCGGTCGGCATGGCGACGAACATGGTGCCGCACAACCTCATCGAGGTCGTGGGCGCCGCACGTCACCTCATCGACCACCCGGACGCCTCGCTCGACGACCTCATGTCGTTCGTCCCGGGTCCGGATCTCCCCACGGGCGGCACGATCATCGGCCTGTCGGGCGTCAAGGACGCGTACCTCACCGGCCGCGGCAGCTTCAAGACCCGCGCGCGCGTCTCCGTCGAGAGCCTCACGCCGCGGAAGTCGGGGCTCGTCGTCACCGAGCTGCCGTACCTCGTCGGCCCCGAGAAGGTCATCGAGAAGATCAAGGACGGCGTCCAGAACAAGAAGCTCTCGGGCATCACGAACGTCACCGACCTCACGGACCGGACGCACGGGCTGCGGCTCGTGATCGAGATCAAGACGGGCTTCAACCCCGAGGCGGTGCTCGAGCAGCTGTACCGATACACGCCGCTCGAGGACGGCTTCAGCGTCAACAACGTCGCGCTCGTCGACGGCAGCCCGCAGACGCTCGGGCTGAAGGAGCTGCTGCAGGTCTACGTGGCGCACCGGCTCGAGGTGGTCACGCGCCGCACGCGCTACCGGCTCGCCCGCCGGCAGGAGCGGCTGCACCTCGTGCTCGGGCTGTTGATCGCGATCCTCGACATCGACGAGGTGATCCAGGTCATCCGCGGCAGCGACGATACCGAGCAGGCGCGCGCCCGCCTCATGGACGTCTTCGACCTCTCGACGCTGCAGGCCGACTACATCCTGGAGCTCCGCCTCCGCCGGCTCACGCGGTTCAGCCGCATCGAGCTCGAGGAGGAGCGGGACAGGCTGCAGGCCGAGATCGCCGAGCTCGAGGCGATCCTCGCCGATCCCCGCCGGCTCCGGGCCCTCGTCTCGACCGAGCTGCAGGAGGTCGCCGACCGCTTCGGCACGCCGCGCCGCACCCTGCTCACCGAGGCCGCGCCGAGCGTCGCCGGGGCGTCGAGCCGCCGGGCCGCGCCCGTGCTCGAGATCGCGGACGTGCCCTGCCGGGTGCTCCTGTCGACGACGGGTCGCGCCGTGCGCGTCGACCTGCCGACGGACGCGCCGGGCACGCCCCTGCAGACGGTCCGCCGCAGTTCCCACGACGCCGTCCTCACGGCCATCGAGACCACGAGCCGCACGCGCATCGGCGCGATCACGAACACCGGCCGGCTCATCACGATGACGCCCGTCGACCTCCCCGTCGTCCCGGTCGCGAGCGTGCAGCTGGGCGCCGGCGTCCGGATCCGCGACTACCTGGGTCTCGCCGACAGGAAGGAGCGCGTCGTCGCGCTCGTGGCGCTCGGCACGGACGAGGCCATCGCGCTCGGCACGCGCCAGGGCGTCGTCAAGCGCATCGCCCCGTCGGCCCTGCCCGCGAAGCCCGAGTTCGAGGTCATCGCGCTGAAGAAGGGCGACGAGGTCGTCGGCGCGCGGCAGGGCGCGGAGACGGACGAGCTCGTCTTCGTCACCAGCGAGGCGCAGCTGCTGCACTTCCCCGCGGTGTCCGTGCGACCCCAGGGGATCCAGGCGGGCGGCGTCGCCGGCGTCAACCTCGGCGCCGGCGCGCGCGTGCTGTTCTTCTCCTCCGTCGCGCCCGAGGGCGCCGAGGTCGTCACGATCTCGGCGTCGTCCGCCACCATCGCGGGCGTGGATCCCGGGCGCGCCAAGGTGTCCGCGTTCGGCGACTTCCCGCGCAAGGGCCGTGCCACGGGAGGGGTGCGCGCGCACGCCTACCTCAAGGGCGAGGACCACCTCGCCCTCGCCTGGGTCGGCCCCGGGCCCGCCCTCGCGGTCGGGTCGGCCGGCGAGGTCAGGCAGCTGCCGCCCACGGGCATGAAGCGCGACGGATCGGGCATCCCGCTCGAGAAGGCCATCGGGAGCGTCGGCCAGGCGGTCACCCCGGCCGATGCGCCGGACGCCGCGTCCGGCGCCGCCGCGGGCATCGTCGAGCCGTCCGCCGAGGACGGCTCGGCTCCGCTCGAGACGTAG
- a CDS encoding DNA gyrase/topoisomerase IV subunit B — MAASNYSARHLSVLEGLEAVRKRPGMYIGSTDSRGLMHCLWEIIDNSVDEALGGHGDRIDVRLHPDGSVEVRDTARGVPVDIEPKTGLSGVEVVFTKLHAGGKFGSGSYASSGGLHGVGASVVNALSERLDVEVDRGGKTHAMSFRRGEPGIFEDEGEASPDAPFRPFTSGSELRVVGKVRKGVTGTRIRYWADRQIFTRGASFLTEELLGRARQTAFLVPGLSIDIEDLRGEQPVRESFRFDGGIAEFVDHLAVDAPLTDTWRLEGSGTFTETVPVLTAGGAMVPTELTRECAVDIALRWGTGYDTRFKSFVNIIATPKGGTHQAGFEAGLLKFVRAQVEANARKLKVGTDKLEKDDVLAGLTAVLTVRFPEPQFEGQTKEVLGTPAVRAIVSQVVQKAMAERFASTRREDKAQTAVLLEKVVGEMKSRISARTHKETQRRKNALESSSLPAKLVDCRSNDVANSELFIVEGDSALGTAKLARDSEYQALLPIRGKILNVQKASLPDMLSNTECASIIQVLGAGSGRTFDLSAARYGKIIIMSDADVDGAHIRTLLLTLFFRYMRPMIDEGRVFAAVPPLHRVVVMNPGSKPNDVIYTYSERELAAVLAQAKRQGKRYQDPIQRYKGLGEMDADQLATTTMDRRNRTLRRVRVDDAEAATRMFELLMGNDVAPRKEFIIDGAGSVRDRIDV, encoded by the coding sequence GTGGCAGCATCCAATTATTCCGCCCGCCATCTCTCCGTCCTCGAGGGCCTCGAGGCGGTGCGCAAGCGGCCCGGCATGTACATCGGATCCACCGACTCGCGCGGCCTCATGCACTGCCTCTGGGAGATCATCGACAACAGCGTCGACGAGGCGCTCGGCGGCCACGGCGACCGCATCGACGTACGGCTCCACCCCGACGGCAGCGTCGAGGTGCGCGACACCGCACGGGGCGTGCCGGTCGACATCGAGCCGAAGACCGGGCTCTCCGGCGTCGAGGTCGTCTTCACCAAGCTGCACGCGGGCGGCAAGTTCGGATCCGGCTCCTACGCGTCATCGGGCGGACTGCACGGCGTGGGCGCTTCCGTCGTGAACGCGCTGTCGGAGCGCCTCGACGTCGAGGTGGATCGCGGCGGCAAGACGCACGCCATGTCGTTCCGGCGCGGCGAGCCGGGCATCTTCGAGGACGAGGGGGAGGCGAGCCCCGACGCTCCGTTCCGCCCGTTCACGTCCGGCAGCGAGCTGCGGGTCGTGGGCAAGGTGCGCAAGGGCGTCACCGGTACGCGGATCCGCTACTGGGCCGACCGGCAGATCTTCACCCGCGGAGCGTCCTTCCTCACCGAGGAGCTCCTCGGCCGCGCGCGCCAGACCGCCTTCCTCGTGCCCGGGCTCAGCATCGACATCGAGGACCTCCGCGGCGAGCAGCCCGTGCGCGAGTCCTTCCGCTTCGACGGGGGCATCGCCGAGTTCGTGGACCACCTCGCGGTCGACGCGCCGCTGACGGACACGTGGCGGCTCGAGGGATCCGGCACGTTCACCGAGACCGTGCCCGTCCTCACCGCCGGCGGCGCCATGGTCCCGACGGAGCTCACGCGCGAGTGCGCCGTCGACATCGCGCTCCGCTGGGGCACGGGCTACGACACCCGGTTCAAGTCGTTCGTCAACATCATCGCGACGCCCAAGGGCGGCACCCACCAGGCGGGCTTCGAGGCGGGCCTCCTCAAGTTCGTGCGCGCGCAGGTCGAGGCCAACGCGCGGAAGCTCAAGGTCGGCACCGACAAGCTCGAGAAGGACGACGTGCTCGCCGGTCTCACCGCCGTGCTCACGGTCCGCTTCCCCGAGCCGCAGTTCGAGGGCCAGACGAAGGAGGTGCTGGGCACGCCGGCCGTGCGCGCCATCGTGTCGCAGGTCGTGCAGAAGGCCATGGCCGAGCGGTTCGCGTCGACCCGGCGCGAGGACAAGGCGCAGACCGCCGTGCTCCTCGAGAAGGTCGTCGGCGAGATGAAGTCGCGCATCTCGGCCCGCACGCACAAGGAGACGCAGCGGCGGAAGAACGCCCTCGAGAGCTCGTCGCTGCCTGCGAAGCTCGTCGACTGCCGGTCGAACGACGTCGCCAACAGCGAGCTGTTCATCGTGGAGGGCGACTCCGCCCTCGGGACGGCGAAGCTCGCGCGCGACAGCGAGTACCAGGCGCTGCTGCCCATCCGCGGCAAGATCCTCAACGTCCAGAAGGCGTCGCTGCCCGACATGCTCTCCAACACCGAGTGCGCCTCGATCATCCAGGTGCTGGGTGCGGGATCCGGGCGCACGTTCGACCTGTCGGCGGCGCGCTACGGGAAGATCATCATCATGAGCGACGCCGACGTCGACGGCGCCCACATCCGCACGCTGCTGCTCACGCTCTTCTTCCGCTACATGCGGCCGATGATCGACGAGGGCCGCGTGTTCGCCGCCGTGCCGCCGCTGCACCGCGTCGTGGTGATGAACCCGGGCTCGAAGCCCAACGACGTGATCTACACGTACTCGGAGCGCGAGCTCGCGGCCGTGCTCGCCCAGGCGAAGCGGCAGGGCAAGCGCTACCAGGACCCCATCCAGCGATACAAGGGCCTGGGCGAGATGGACGCCGACCAGCTCGCGACCACCACGATGGACCGCCGCAACCGCACGCTGCGGCGCGTGCGCGTCGACGACGCCGAGGCCGCCACGCGCATGTTCGAGCTGCTCATGGGCAACGACGTCGCGCCCCGCAAGGAGTTCATCATCGACGGCGCCGGATCCGTACGGGACCGGATCGACGTGTGA